The nucleotide window AAGCAGTGAGGCGAGGGCCGTCGTCGTGGTCAGTCCGTGGGCGGCCAGCAGCTCCGCCGCCCAGCGCCAGTCATCATCAGACTTGCGGTCCACGTGCGGCAGCAGTGTCTGCCACACCTCACGGATGCGGTCCGGTGTGAGTTCGACGCCGCCCTCACCCTCCGGTTCCCAGAAGCCGGTGACTTTCTGGTACCGGGAATGCAGGTCGGCGAACGTCGATTCGACGCTCTCCAGCATGGCTGCCGTGGCAGTGAACTGCCGGTCGAAGTAGGGGCTCCACGCCTTCGGATTGAAGGACTTGAACCGGATGTCATGCTCGATCTCCGACCAAGCGTGTGCAAGGACGGTGCGGATCTGCGTCTCGAACAGATAGCTCCCCGAATCGGAACCGAGCAGCTGCTGGTAGGCACGGACGGCGTCGTTCTGGATCGTGCGCAGAATCAGGTGCCGGCTGGAATAGCCGTAGGTGCCGGATTCAATGGAGCCGATGTCTTTCTCGCGGTCACCCCGGCAGTCGAACTCGTTGCGCTGGCGCTTGATCAGGTTGGCGGCGGTATCAACCTCATGCGGAAGCGTGGTGATGACGCGGACGCCCACCAGGTCCGTCAGATTCCGTAGCGGATCGGGGAAGACCAGGCTGGGCGCCGCGTCGCTGTCAACGAGCATCCGGGAGGCCTTGTCCCGGAAAGACTCGATGGTCTTGGTACGCGCCGTGACGAACAACGGCCGGAGTTCAGTGCCGACGAAAATGTTCTCGATCCGCTCGCGCGAATCGGCGGTGACAGCCTCAAGCGCGGGCCGGACGCGCTCATACTCGCGGACACTTTCCTCGACGGCCGGCCGCAGCCTCTCGTCCAACTCATCCCATGCGCTCACCAACCCATCTAAACACCCTGCACTGACAGCGGCTACGCTGTTGAAGGTGACCGGCCTCCCACGACGCGCAATGCTCGGTGGGGCTGCAGCTGCGGCTGCGCTGGGCGCGGCGGCACTCGCCGGCTGCAAACCGAACCCCTTCGCGGCGCCGGAGGACAGGACGACGAGCAAGGAAGCTATGGCACCCCAGCGCTACACCTATGGCAGCGATGCGCAGCAGTTCGCCGAGCTTTACCTCCCGCTGGGGCAACCGCGGCCCGGTGTCGTCGTCATCATTCACGGCGGGTTCTGGCGCAGTCGCTACACCCTCGAACTCGGGGTCCCGCTCGCCGAAGACCTCACCTCCCGCGGATTCGCCTGCTGGAACCTCGAGTACCGTCGCGTCGGCAACGGTGGCGGTTGGCCCCAGACCTTCGAGGATGTCGCAGCGGGAATTGACCTGCTCGCCTCCGCGGCGGAGGAACACACTCTGGACACCAGTACGACGACGGCGCTCGGCCACTCCGCAGGCGGTCACCTTGCGGTGTGGGCAGCCGGGCGGTCCTCGCTGCGGCAGGATGCGCCGGGAGGCGGCATGCCTGCTGTGCCGATCACCGGCGTCGTGAGTCAGTCCGGGGTGCTGAACCTGCAGCGTGCCCACGAAGAGGGGCTTGGCAACGGGGCTGTGCAGGACCTCCTGGGTGAACGCGACGGGGAGAAGTACCGCCTCGCTGATCCCATGACGGCGATTCCGCTCCCGGTGCCGGTGCTGGCCCTGCACGGGGAGGATGATACGACCGTCCCGCTCAGCCAGTCGGAGTCGTATGTCAATGCGGCACTGGCCGCAGGTGGGTCGGCTGAACTGGTGCAGATTCCCGGAGACCACTTCGCGATGATCACCCCCGGGACGGACGCCTGGGCGCAGGTAGTCGCAGCCGTTGAGCGTCTCGGATAACTACGGTGGGGGAACCGTTAATGGGGAATTCAGGGAAGTGTGGGATCCTGCACCAATGAGCGCGCGATCCCGGTTCCACCGGGCTGCCCACCGTACCGGCCTGGAAATTCTCGGCTGGACCCTCGTTGTGCTCGGATTCGCTGCGTTGGTATTGCCCGGCCCGGGCCTCCTGATGCTGGTCGGCGGGCTTGCCGTCCTGTCCCAGCAATATGAGTGGGCCGAACGCAAACTGCATCCCATCAAGAAGCAGGCCTACAAGGCCGCGCGGATCGGTGTAAAGACCTGGCCCCGGATTGCCGTCAGTGCGCTGAGCGCCTTCGGCTTCATGGCGCTGGGGATTTTTTGGATGGTCAAGCCCCCGGCACCGGACTGGTGGCCGCTGGAGGACGAATTGTGGCTGATCGGCGGCTGGGGCACAGGGCTCAGCCTGGTGCTCTCGGCCATCATCGCGCTTACCCTCCTCGTCTACAGCATCCGCCGCTTCCGATAGCGTCTTCGCCGGGATTTGTCCGCGGCCGGGTTCAGCCCGCGCCGGAATGCTAGGTTGAGACGGTGCTCACAGTAATCGGCGAAGCCCTCATCGACGAAGTCCTCAGCGATACCGCGCCTCCGCGAGCGCACGTTGGCGGAAGCCCGCTCAACGTGGCTGTGGGGCTGGCCCGCCTCGGACACTCGGCGCAGTTCCTGGGCCGGTTCGGGGATGACGAGTTCGGCCGCCGCATCCACCAGCACCTTGCCGACAATTCAGTGCTTGCACCGCTGCCGCCGGACTCGCACCCGACCAGCGTGGCGTCAGCGAGACTCGATCCGGCAGGCGGAGCGAACTACACCTTCCAGCTCACCTGGGAACTGCCTGACGTCGCGGGGCACGACAAACTGTTCAACGGAACCACCCTCGTCCATACCGGGTCCATAGCTTCGATGCTGGCTCCCGGCGCACACGATGTGCTGGCCGCGATCCAGCACGCGCGTCCCCTCGCAACCGTCAGCTATGACCCGAACTGCAGGCCGACCATCATCAAGGACGTCGCCTATGCGCGGTCGCAGGCCGAGAAGTTCGTCGCGCTCGCGGATGTGGTCAAGGCATCGGATGAGGACCTCGAGTGGTTGTATCCGGGACAGGACCACCGCGAGTCGGCGCGCCGGTGGCTGGGGCTGGGCCCCGCCGTCGTCGTCGTGACGCGTGGTTCCAAAGGTCCGTGGGCCGTGGTGGACCGCGGGGAATGTGAGGTTCCGGCACCGGCAACCTCCGTGGTGGACACCGTCGGGGCAGGCGACTCCTTCATGGCTGCGTTGCTCAGCGCCCTGGTGGACCGGGAACTGGACGGCGGGCAGCGGCGGAATGAGTTGCGCGCCCTGTCCGTTGAGCAAGTGCAGGGCGTGCTGGCGTTCGCCGCTGCGGCTGCGGCCGTAACCGTGTCACGTGCCGGCGCCAATCCGCCCACCCGAGATGAACTGAGAGCACAAGGAGTGTACGCATGACCCGCGATCCTTACGCAGACCTTCCAGAAGTTCCATCGTTCGAGCTGACAAGCACCGACATCGCCGACAACCAGCCCCTGGACGCGTTGCAGGCGTCGGGTCGGATGGGTGCAGGCGGGCAAGATGTCTCGCCGCAGCTGAGCTGGAGCGGATTCCCGGAGGGAACTCGAAGCTTCGCCGTCACGGTCTATGATCCGGACGCTCCCACCGCCAGCGGATTCTGGCACTGGGCCGTGTTCAACATTCCTGTGGGCACCACGTCGCTGCCTGCCGGCGCCGGTACCGAAGACGGCGCAGGCCTGCCTGCAGGCGCAGTGCAGTTGAAGAACGACGGCGGCTTTCCCGGGTTTGTGGGCGCGGCACCGCCACCTGGACACGGCGCGCACCACTATCACGTGGTGGTGCACGCGGTCGATGTTGAGCAGCTGGAGATCCCGGCAGAGGCCTCGAACGCCTACCTCGGCTTCAATCTCTTCTCCCACACCCTGGGCCGCGCGCGTATCGTGGGCACCTACGAACAATAGGTTGCACATACACGCAGGAGGCCCGGCATGCTGATTCTGTTTGGATTCAGGACCGCGGTGAAGGAACTGTTCCGCAGGCAGGCCGTGTGCCCCAATTGCGGCCAGCATGCTTCCCAGCGGGTTGACGAGCGCTCCTCGAAGTTCACGGTGTTCTTCATCCCGCTCTTCACCACCCGTCGCCGCTACCTGCGGACCTGCGCATACTGCGGCGTCACGGCCGAGCTGTCCAGGAGCGAGAAGAACGCGCTGGCGTAGGCTCACCGGCCCATCGTTCCACGGCTGTTGGGTAGGCTGGATACTCACCCAGGCTAGGAGTTTTCGCATGCGTTTGGTCGCCAGCGACATGGACGGCACCATCGTCGGCCACGACGGCCGGATCTCGGAGCGGACAGTTCGCGCGTTTGAGGCATGCCTTGATGCCGGCATCGAAGTGGTCTTTGTTACCGGACGCCCGCCGCGTTGGCTTCAGCCCCTGCGGGATCTCGGTTTCAAGGGAACCGTCATCTGTTCCAACGGAGCACTGACCTATGACCTCGGACGCGAGGAAGTCCTCGACTCACACCTCCTCGACGGTGAGAGCATCTTCGAGGCCCAGGACATCATCCGGAAGCTCTACCCGGCAGTGCGGTTCGCCGCGGAAACCGTGGACAGCTTCCTCATCGAACCGGGGTTTGCGGATCCGGGCTCCGTCGAGCTGCTCGGTGCCGCCGAGCCGCGGCCGCTTCGTGAGTCGCTCAACGGCTCGGGCGTCATCAAGTTCCTCGCCAGGGAGCGTGACATCACGCCTGACGAATTTCTGCACGGTGTGGGCCCGGCAGTCGAACACCTGGTTGCCACCACACATTCGGCGCCCAGCGTCCCGCTGCTTGAGATGAGCGTTCCCGGGATCAACAAGTCGGTGACGCTTGCCAGGTACGCGGCTCAATTGGGCGTGGACCAGACGGATGTCATTGCCTTCGGTGATATGCCGAACGATATCCAGATGCTGGGCTGGGCGGGCCACGGCTACGCGATGGCCTCCGGTCACCCCGACGCACTGTCAGCGGCAAATCTTCGCGCACCAGCGTTCGACGACGACGGCGTGGCGCAGGTTCTCGAGGAGCGGCTGGCCGCGCTGAAGTCGGCCTGAGCCGCCGTGGCCAAGCCCTACTTCGCATCTGGCGGTCCGCTTGCGCTTTCCC belongs to Arthrobacter tumbae and includes:
- a CDS encoding PGPGW domain-containing protein — encoded protein: MSARSRFHRAAHRTGLEILGWTLVVLGFAALVLPGPGLLMLVGGLAVLSQQYEWAERKLHPIKKQAYKAARIGVKTWPRIAVSALSAFGFMALGIFWMVKPPAPDWWPLEDELWLIGGWGTGLSLVLSAIIALTLLVYSIRRFR
- a CDS encoding YbhB/YbcL family Raf kinase inhibitor-like protein is translated as MTRDPYADLPEVPSFELTSTDIADNQPLDALQASGRMGAGGQDVSPQLSWSGFPEGTRSFAVTVYDPDAPTASGFWHWAVFNIPVGTTSLPAGAGTEDGAGLPAGAVQLKNDGGFPGFVGAAPPPGHGAHHYHVVVHAVDVEQLEIPAEASNAYLGFNLFSHTLGRARIVGTYEQ
- a CDS encoding zinc-ribbon domain-containing protein; its protein translation is MLILFGFRTAVKELFRRQAVCPNCGQHASQRVDERSSKFTVFFIPLFTTRRRYLRTCAYCGVTAELSRSEKNALA
- a CDS encoding carbohydrate kinase family protein encodes the protein MLTVIGEALIDEVLSDTAPPRAHVGGSPLNVAVGLARLGHSAQFLGRFGDDEFGRRIHQHLADNSVLAPLPPDSHPTSVASARLDPAGGANYTFQLTWELPDVAGHDKLFNGTTLVHTGSIASMLAPGAHDVLAAIQHARPLATVSYDPNCRPTIIKDVAYARSQAEKFVALADVVKASDEDLEWLYPGQDHRESARRWLGLGPAVVVVTRGSKGPWAVVDRGECEVPAPATSVVDTVGAGDSFMAALLSALVDRELDGGQRRNELRALSVEQVQGVLAFAAAAAAVTVSRAGANPPTRDELRAQGVYA
- a CDS encoding alpha/beta hydrolase family protein, coding for MAPQRYTYGSDAQQFAELYLPLGQPRPGVVVIIHGGFWRSRYTLELGVPLAEDLTSRGFACWNLEYRRVGNGGGWPQTFEDVAAGIDLLASAAEEHTLDTSTTTALGHSAGGHLAVWAAGRSSLRQDAPGGGMPAVPITGVVSQSGVLNLQRAHEEGLGNGAVQDLLGERDGEKYRLADPMTAIPLPVPVLALHGEDDTTVPLSQSESYVNAALAAGGSAELVQIPGDHFAMITPGTDAWAQVVAAVERLG
- a CDS encoding HAD family hydrolase, whose product is MRLVASDMDGTIVGHDGRISERTVRAFEACLDAGIEVVFVTGRPPRWLQPLRDLGFKGTVICSNGALTYDLGREEVLDSHLLDGESIFEAQDIIRKLYPAVRFAAETVDSFLIEPGFADPGSVELLGAAEPRPLRESLNGSGVIKFLARERDITPDEFLHGVGPAVEHLVATTHSAPSVPLLEMSVPGINKSVTLARYAAQLGVDQTDVIAFGDMPNDIQMLGWAGHGYAMASGHPDALSAANLRAPAFDDDGVAQVLEERLAALKSA
- a CDS encoding GTP pyrophosphokinase, with the translated sequence MVSAWDELDERLRPAVEESVREYERVRPALEAVTADSRERIENIFVGTELRPLFVTARTKTIESFRDKASRMLVDSDAAPSLVFPDPLRNLTDLVGVRVITTLPHEVDTAANLIKRQRNEFDCRGDREKDIGSIESGTYGYSSRHLILRTIQNDAVRAYQQLLGSDSGSYLFETQIRTVLAHAWSEIEHDIRFKSFNPKAWSPYFDRQFTATAAMLESVESTFADLHSRYQKVTGFWEPEGEGGVELTPDRIREVWQTLLPHVDRKSDDDWRWAAELLAAHGLTTTTALASLLQADTITSVRRALDHRYSPGPDRLLDDVLLWNYGERHIELTADPSSESGASRRDSLVRRFRQIRTFRSRT